The following nucleotide sequence is from Halorussus caseinilyticus.
TCTTCCTGCTTTTCGAGGGTCTCGACGCGGATTTCGAGGCTATCGACCTTCTCGTCGAGGTCGTCTTGGGCCTCGTCGAAGCCGGTCTTGACGAGCAGTTCGCCGACTTCGCGGTACATCGTGGTGTCCTCGTCGATGTCCTCGAGTTCGTCGAGGGCGGTCTGGGCCTCGTTGAGCTGGGTCTCGGCCTGATTTTTCTGCATGGCGACCTGTTGGGCGGTCTCCTGAAGGTCCTGTAGCTCTTCGAGTTTCTCTTGTGCTTCCGGTGGCAGATTACCCTGCATACCTACGGGGATGCGGCCCGGACAGAAAAACCCCCGCTTTCAGTTTTCCGTCGCGCCGACGGCGGTGGAACGATGCGGAGCGAGCGCTCCGAATCGGTCAGACTAGCCCGGACGTTCGCTCCGCGACTTCCACCAGCGACCCCCACGTGTTGCACCCCGCTCGGAGCGCAACGAGGTCCTCGGCGACGACGCGGACGACGACCGATTCGCCGTCGCGTTCGACGGTGGCCGACGACCGGTCGCCGTCGATTTCGCCGACCTCTTGGGCGACTGCGCGGGCGACCACGCGGGCACGCGCGGGCGACTCATATCTGAACTGGA
It contains:
- a CDS encoding prefoldin subunit beta; translation: MQGNLPPEAQEKLEELQDLQETAQQVAMQKNQAETQLNEAQTALDELEDIDEDTTMYREVGELLVKTGFDEAQDDLDEKVDSLEIRVETLEKQEERVQEQFESLQSELQNMLGGGGGPGGPQGPGMGGGPGGA
- a CDS encoding KEOPS complex subunit Pcc1 gives rise to the protein MGDSHDTVLQFRYESPARARVVARAVAQEVGEIDGDRSSATVERDGESVVVRVVAEDLVALRAGCNTWGSLVEVAERTSGLV